In Schistocerca piceifrons isolate TAMUIC-IGC-003096 unplaced genomic scaffold, iqSchPice1.1 HiC_scaffold_1859, whole genome shotgun sequence, a single genomic region encodes these proteins:
- the LOC124741097 gene encoding uncharacterized protein LOC124741097, whose product MDTPVKLTVTEKENAPGCYEVNRTDLTGSQGGMSPSSRLLLLNAIAGLTGRDRRKYEKKLERAWKQPRILPKGDKTPPNARLIKAKAKKSPKRSKKVTGSPAKKRKTTSRKPVAARRQEVADAAGSAAPEPTAPANTKADRATCSGGQQGQVAAEQSASAATASARPEAPARPRAGVNAQKHEGAEAGARGRQNVTDAVGAGSPPRENARAEEPRSVDEACAEGSERSGSSAGTATQEIDEEGFQLARKTARQSPALVTPTPIHTANRFDVMGEPAGESQQAEDSEEIEQQQSLRIPPIVVQFENYKALYDVITNTVGESRFTAKITGGDKVKITTKKNVDDYKAVRKVLEERKFHFYTFPLAARRPIRLVFRGVPHTTDTADIKKFLLEEGFE is encoded by the coding sequence ATGGACACCCCAGTCAAACTGACGGTAACGGAGAAAGAAAACGCCCCTGGCTGCTACGAGGTTAACAGGACGGACCTAACGGGCAGCCAGGGCGGGATGAGCCCGAGCTCGCGGTTGCTGTTGCTTAACGCAATCGCGGGCCTCACCGGTAGGGATAGGCGGAAATACGAGAAGAAGCTCGAAAGAGCTTGGAAACAGCCGCGCATACTCCCCAAGGGTGACAAAACACCACCAAACGCCCGCCTAATTAAGGCGAAGGCAAAGAAGTCACCTAAAAGAAGCAAGAAAGTCACTGGGTCACCGGCAAAGAAACGTAAGACCACCTCGCGCAAACCCGTCGCTGCGCGGCGGCAGGAAGTGGCGGACGCGGCCGGGTCAGCCGCGCCTGAGCCGACCGCGCCTGCCAACACAAAGGCCGACCGGGCCACGTGTAGCGGCGGCCAGCAGGGCCAGGTAGCGGCCGAACAAAGCGCCAGCGCTGCGACGGCTAGCGCGCGCCCCGAGGCGCCCGCGCGGCCGCGTGCCGGGGTGAATGCGCAAAAGCACGAAGGCGCGGAGGCGGGTGCGCGCGGGCGGCAGAATGTAACTGATGCCGTCGGCGCGGGCTCGCCGCCGCGAGAGAATGCCAGAGCGGAGGAGCCCCGGAGCGTGGACGAAGCGTGCGCTGAGGGGAGCGAGCGATCCGGAAGCAGCGCAGGAACCGCCACGCAGGAAATAGATGAGGAAGGTTTCCAGCTGGCACGAAAAACCGCCAGACAATCCCCCGCCTTAGTCACACCAACCCCAATTCACACCGCCAACAGGTTCGATGTGATGGGAGAACCTGCGGGAGAATCGCAACAGGCGGAGGACTCTGAGGAAATCGAACAACAACAGAGCCTCAGGATCCCACCAATAGTAGTACAGTTTGAGAACTACAAGGCACTGTACGACGTAATAACAAACACGGTAGGGGAAAGTAGGTTCACCGCCAAAATAACCGGCGGTGACAAagtcaaaataacaacaaaaaaaaatgtCGACGACTACAAGGCAGTGAGGAAGGTGCTAGAGGAGAGGAAATTTCATTTCTACACCTTCCCACTAGCAGCGAGGAGGCCGATTAGACTGGTGTTTCGCGGTGTACCACACACCACCGACACCGCGGACATAAAAAAGTTCCTGCTGGAGGAAGGGTTTGAG